In Candidatus Tectomicrobia bacterium, a single window of DNA contains:
- a CDS encoding Ldh family oxidoreductase codes for MPSDSPRVFPAGALRGLVERLFAAAGCGPEDAAVAADVLLEADLRGYGTHGLLRLPMMIRRIQSGMIDPRARPRVTEEREASALVDAGRALGPVGVLYGARLAARKAARAGCCAVGVVNADHICMAGYYAEHIAREGLAGLLMGVVQPLVHPLGGGERVLGTNPLAIALPGEDGRPLLLDFATSEIAFGSVLRAKARGERLPPGAAVGPDGRPTTDPAEAAAGAVAPFGGHRGYGLSLFMGLLAGPLLGAKVGKPLGQAVREGRYDKGELLIAIDPAAFGDPGEFRRAAAVHIREVKGSRKAPGAPEIRIPGERGFAERERRLREGVPIDAAVWAEVASLAGELKVSLPG; via the coding sequence ATGCCCTCCGATTCCCCCCGCGTCTTTCCCGCCGGCGCCCTGCGCGGCTTGGTGGAGCGCCTGTTCGCGGCCGCGGGCTGCGGGCCGGAGGACGCGGCCGTGGCGGCCGACGTCCTGCTGGAGGCCGACCTGCGCGGCTACGGCACGCACGGCCTCCTCCGGCTGCCCATGATGATCCGGCGCATCCAGTCCGGCATGATCGACCCGAGGGCGCGCCCCCGGGTGACGGAGGAGCGCGAGGCCAGCGCCCTGGTGGACGCCGGCCGTGCGCTGGGCCCGGTGGGCGTCCTCTACGGGGCGCGCTTGGCCGCCCGCAAGGCCGCGCGCGCCGGCTGCTGCGCGGTCGGGGTGGTGAACGCCGACCACATCTGCATGGCGGGCTACTACGCCGAGCACATCGCCCGGGAGGGCCTGGCGGGCCTCCTGATGGGCGTGGTGCAGCCCCTGGTCCATCCGCTCGGGGGCGGCGAGCGCGTGCTGGGCACGAACCCCCTCGCCATCGCCCTTCCGGGTGAGGACGGCCGGCCCCTCCTCCTCGACTTCGCCACGAGCGAGATCGCCTTCGGCTCCGTCCTCCGGGCGAAGGCCCGGGGGGAGAGACTCCCGCCCGGGGCGGCCGTCGGGCCGGACGGCCGGCCCACGACCGATCCGGCCGAGGCGGCGGCGGGCGCGGTCGCCCCCTTCGGCGGGCACCGGGGCTACGGCCTGTCGCTCTTCATGGGGCTGCTGGCGGGCCCTCTCCTCGGGGCCAAGGTGGGGAAGCCCCTGGGCCAGGCCGTCCGCGAGGGGCGCTACGACAAGGGGGAGCTCCTCATCGCCATCGACCCCGCCGCCTTCGGCGACCCCGGGGAATTCCGCCGGGCCGCCGCCGTCCACATCCGGGAAGTGAAAGGCTCGCGAAAGGCGCCCGGGGCCCCGGAAATCCGCATCCCCGGCGAGCGCGGCTTCGCCGAGCGCGAACGCCGCCTGCGCGAGGGCGTTCCCATCGACGCGGCCGTCTGGGCGGAGGTCGCCTCCCTCGCCGGGGAGCTGAAAGTTTCTCTTCCCGGATAG
- a CDS encoding TIGR00730 family Rossman fold protein, which translates to MLGTQDGQKLDEKAFLEGPHSRKWEAAFLFRVALEFVRGLRKLHFLGPCVTVFGSARIQEGHPYYELAREVGREIVKLGFTVMTGGGSGLMEAANRGAKEGGGRSVGCNVQLPHEQKPNAYLDHWVTIRYFFIRKVFLFKYSYAFVVMPGGIGTLDELFEAYTLIQCGKIQDFPIVLMGRHYWEPLLGLLKEMAGEGTISPTDLDLILVTDSVEEAMAHIERHSVVKFRLRKTLLPVRMLAE; encoded by the coding sequence TTGCTCGGCACCCAAGACGGCCAAAAGCTGGACGAGAAGGCGTTCCTCGAAGGGCCGCACTCCCGGAAATGGGAGGCGGCCTTTCTTTTCCGCGTGGCGTTGGAGTTCGTGCGGGGGCTCCGAAAGCTCCATTTCCTGGGCCCTTGCGTGACGGTCTTCGGCTCGGCCCGCATCCAGGAGGGGCACCCCTACTATGAGCTGGCGCGCGAGGTGGGCCGCGAGATCGTGAAGCTGGGCTTCACGGTGATGACGGGGGGCGGGAGCGGTCTCATGGAGGCCGCCAACCGGGGGGCCAAGGAAGGCGGCGGCCGCTCGGTCGGATGCAACGTCCAGCTCCCCCACGAGCAGAAGCCGAACGCCTACCTCGACCACTGGGTGACCATCCGCTACTTCTTCATCCGGAAGGTCTTCCTTTTCAAGTACTCCTACGCCTTCGTCGTGATGCCGGGCGGCATCGGGACGCTGGACGAGCTGTTCGAGGCGTATACCCTGATCCAGTGCGGGAAGATCCAGGACTTCCCCATCGTCCTGATGGGGCGGCACTACTGGGAGCCCCTTCTCGGGCTCCTCAAGGAGATGGCGGGAGAGGGAACCATCTCGCCCACGGACCTCGACCTCATCCTCGTCACGGACTCGGTCGAGGAGGCGATGGCGCACATCGAGCGCCACTCGGTGGTGAAATTCCGCCTGCGCAAGACGCTCCTGCCGGTGCGGATGCTGGCGGAGTAG
- a CDS encoding DsbA family protein: MKNRLTFTTAATLVILIVLGSLLVWRLSGTPGGEADVERIVRQYLLKNPEVIAEAIASLEQKREAAQTAAAHQALGQNQGPLYNDAEAPVGGNPQGDVTIVEFFDYRCGYCRKVHPAVENVLKKDAKVRIIYKEFPILGPPSVLAARAALASRAQGKYVAFHNALMSGGGSFSEAEILETAASVGLDSERLKKDMAAPEIEAILQKNFALAQALAIRGTPAFVVGKKLIPGAMEEADLAGLIQEARAGK, translated from the coding sequence ATGAAGAACCGCCTGACCTTCACCACGGCCGCCACCCTCGTGATCCTGATCGTCCTGGGCTCCCTGCTCGTCTGGAGGCTCTCGGGGACTCCGGGCGGCGAGGCGGACGTCGAGCGCATCGTCCGCCAGTACCTCCTCAAGAACCCCGAAGTCATCGCCGAGGCCATCGCGTCGCTCGAGCAAAAGCGGGAGGCCGCCCAGACGGCGGCCGCGCACCAGGCGCTCGGCCAGAACCAGGGCCCGCTCTACAACGACGCCGAGGCGCCCGTGGGCGGGAATCCCCAGGGGGACGTGACCATCGTCGAGTTCTTCGACTACCGCTGCGGCTACTGCCGGAAGGTGCACCCGGCGGTGGAGAACGTCCTCAAGAAGGACGCCAAGGTTCGCATCATCTACAAGGAGTTCCCCATCCTGGGTCCGCCCTCGGTCCTCGCGGCCCGGGCCGCCCTCGCCTCACGCGCCCAGGGAAAGTACGTCGCCTTCCACAACGCCCTCATGTCGGGCGGGGGCTCGTTCAGCGAGGCGGAGATTCTCGAGACGGCGGCCTCGGTGGGGCTCGACTCCGAGCGACTGAAGAAGGACATGGCGGCGCCCGAGATCGAGGCGATCCTGCAGAAGAACTTCGCCCTGGCGCAGGCGCTCGCCATCCGGGGGACGCCGGCCTTCGTCGTCGGGAAGAAGCTCATCCCGGGCGCCATGGAGGAGGCGGACCTCGCCGGCTTGATCCAGGAGGCGCGGGCCGGGAAGTAG
- a CDS encoding PAS domain S-box protein yields MGGCGPEVKQTAEPARRQERMLRRAEQLAGMGSWHWEIGTNTLIWSDELCRIYGLEPGTALSYEVFINRIHPDDRARVHAAVAAALESGKPFRHQERIIRPDGQMRVLDSQAEVERDEADRPVSMFGLCRDITEEVRARDALLERERRFAKLFHASPVATALTTLAEGRFVDVNARFLDITGYSREELLGLAPQVLRLWSPPEDREGFLARLREAGTLRESTVSYLDRTGNERRALAAVELVEIDGEDCLLTLLWRT; encoded by the coding sequence ATGGGGGGATGCGGTCCGGAGGTGAAGCAGACGGCGGAGCCTGCCCGGCGCCAGGAGCGCATGCTCAGGCGCGCCGAGCAGCTCGCCGGGATGGGGAGCTGGCACTGGGAGATCGGGACCAACACCCTCATCTGGTCGGACGAGCTCTGCCGGATCTACGGATTGGAGCCCGGAACCGCGCTCTCCTATGAGGTCTTCATCAACCGGATTCATCCCGACGACCGGGCCCGGGTCCACGCGGCCGTGGCCGCCGCGCTGGAATCGGGCAAGCCGTTCCGGCATCAGGAGCGGATCATCCGCCCCGACGGCCAGATGCGCGTGCTCGACTCCCAGGCCGAAGTGGAGCGGGACGAAGCCGACCGGCCGGTTTCGATGTTCGGGCTCTGCCGCGACATCACGGAGGAGGTGCGGGCGCGAGACGCCTTGCTGGAGAGGGAACGGCGGTTCGCCAAGCTGTTCCATGCCAGCCCGGTGGCCACGGCTCTCACCACCCTCGCGGAGGGCCGCTTCGTGGACGTCAACGCCCGGTTCCTGGACATCACCGGCTACAGCCGTGAGGAGCTCCTCGGCCTCGCCCCGCAGGTGCTGCGCCTTTGGTCCCCGCCGGAGGACCGCGAGGGGTTCCTGGCCAGGCTGCGCGAGGCGGGCACGCTCCGCGAGAGCACGGTGAGCTACTTGGACCGTACCGGCAACGAGCGCCGGGCGCTCGCTGCGGTGGAGCTGGTCGAGATCGACGGCGAAGACTGCCTGCTCACCCTGCTCTGGCGCACCTGA
- a CDS encoding VOC family protein, with protein sequence MPCFVKRVGHIGIHVKDVGRSIQFYREVLGLKLTGKWGPPDFRRPICFMRCGDMHHDLVFFELAEDARKAGIPLGDSEKRTQAGLHHIAFEAHDRETWLEALQHVRGKGIQLVSGPYTHGPEGSDGDSFVGGSGSHAFYFLDPDENRIEIYCWMMRVSRPSIAAPAPDL encoded by the coding sequence ATGCCCTGCTTCGTCAAGCGTGTCGGCCACATCGGTATCCACGTGAAGGACGTGGGGCGCTCGATCCAGTTCTACCGCGAGGTCCTCGGCCTGAAGCTCACGGGCAAGTGGGGCCCGCCCGACTTCCGCCGCCCCATCTGCTTCATGCGCTGCGGCGACATGCACCACGACCTCGTGTTCTTCGAGCTGGCGGAGGACGCGCGCAAGGCCGGCATCCCCCTCGGCGACTCCGAAAAGCGCACCCAGGCCGGGCTCCACCACATCGCCTTCGAGGCCCACGACCGGGAGACCTGGCTCGAGGCCCTCCAGCACGTCCGGGGAAAGGGCATCCAGCTCGTTTCGGGGCCCTACACCCACGGCCCCGAGGGCTCGGACGGGGACAGCTTCGTGGGCGGCAGCGGGAGCCACGCCTTCTACTTCCTCGACCCCGACGAGAACCGCATCGAGATCTACTGCTGGATGATGCGGGTCAGCCGGCCCAGCATCGCCGCGCCCGCGCCGGACCTGTAG
- a CDS encoding MFS transporter → MPGRPPLTLPFYYGWVIVALAFWTMAFTITARFSFAIYQVPLIAEFGWGRGALGGAYALMLATYALICPFVGSLFDRKGPRSVVPWGSALVGMGLALGFFVSSLWHVYVFTGLFLGVGAAMSGFALNSAMMPRWFQRKRGAATGIALSGSGIGILLLIPAIERLIAGAGWRAAYLAFGLLVLAGFAPVLWLLLRDRPEDVGQSLDGLPRREGTPAPPAPGHSVPLRQVLASVRRERNFWALALIVFFIGVNNNTVLSQLALYLTDAGFSTAFAALIFGSMGAIRMIGSMTLGWASDRLGRQQAQAIAVAISVAGLALLLLIPPMGSPAWLAWLFALVYGIGTGAMGTCHSAMAADSFGGRSFGAVMSLLEIAFGLGGALGPPLAGLLFDRTGSYLIPFSFILAGLGASFFLALFMYRPAGREGN, encoded by the coding sequence GTGCCCGGCCGCCCTCCCCTGACCCTCCCCTTCTACTACGGCTGGGTCATCGTGGCCCTGGCGTTCTGGACCATGGCCTTCACCATCACGGCCCGCTTCTCCTTCGCCATCTACCAGGTGCCCCTCATCGCCGAGTTCGGCTGGGGCCGGGGGGCGCTGGGCGGGGCCTACGCCCTGATGCTCGCCACCTACGCCCTCATCTGCCCCTTCGTCGGGAGCCTCTTCGACCGGAAGGGCCCGCGCTCCGTGGTCCCCTGGGGATCGGCCCTGGTGGGGATGGGGCTTGCCCTCGGCTTCTTCGTCTCCTCCCTCTGGCACGTGTACGTCTTCACCGGCCTTTTCCTGGGAGTTGGGGCGGCGATGAGCGGCTTCGCCCTGAACAGCGCCATGATGCCCCGCTGGTTCCAGCGCAAGCGGGGGGCCGCCACGGGCATCGCCCTCTCGGGGAGCGGGATCGGCATCCTCCTCCTCATCCCCGCGATCGAGCGCCTGATCGCGGGGGCGGGCTGGCGGGCGGCCTACCTAGCCTTCGGCCTCCTCGTGCTGGCGGGCTTCGCCCCGGTGCTCTGGCTCCTCCTGCGCGACCGGCCCGAGGACGTGGGCCAGTCCCTGGACGGGCTGCCCCGCCGCGAGGGCACCCCCGCCCCGCCCGCCCCGGGCCATTCCGTCCCCCTGCGCCAGGTACTGGCCTCGGTCCGGCGGGAGCGCAACTTCTGGGCGCTAGCCCTCATCGTCTTCTTCATCGGGGTGAACAACAACACCGTCCTGAGCCAGCTCGCCCTCTACCTGACGGACGCGGGCTTCTCGACCGCCTTCGCCGCCCTCATCTTCGGCTCGATGGGGGCCATCCGCATGATCGGGAGCATGACGCTGGGCTGGGCGAGCGACCGCCTCGGCCGCCAGCAGGCCCAGGCAATCGCCGTCGCCATCTCGGTGGCGGGCCTCGCCCTCCTCCTCCTCATCCCCCCGATGGGGAGCCCGGCCTGGCTGGCCTGGCTCTTCGCCCTGGTCTACGGGATCGGGACGGGCGCGATGGGCACCTGCCACTCCGCCATGGCGGCGGACAGCTTCGGGGGGCGCTCCTTCGGGGCGGTGATGAGCCTGCTGGAGATCGCCTTCGGGCTGGGCGGGGCCCTCGGGCCGCCGCTGGCGGGGCTGCTCTTCGACCGGACGGGGAGCTACCTCATCCCCTTCAGCTTCATCCTGGCGGGGCTGGGCGCCAGCTTCTTCCTCGCGCTCTTCATGTACCGGCCGGCGGGGAGGGAGGGGAATTAG
- a CDS encoding tetratricopeptide repeat protein — MRRMRWAALCGLAFLLWMFSVPAWGQTAEEWFRRGREATSPDDQIRYYTEYLRLRPDDYVGYNNRCIAYRAKKLTDLALADCNRSVQMKSDFALAYNNRGNVYLDKGQFDLAIADYSRSIQLDRNYALAYNNRGVAYHDKKMHDLALSDLTEAIRLDGGKPLYHRNRGRLQIDRKNYPAAIEDMNRAIQMEPGEAYNFYHRGRARELAKMTDEAIQDYTQAIRLNPSDTYFNRNRGYLYLDKELYDLAVADYNKHLGAVPDDHVSFNNRAVAYENKGQIDLALADYAKAAQINPKYALPHRNRGRIFQGRKQYDLAVIEYTKAFERDPKDISSVRWRAQSYKAMKRWEEARNDFEKAYQADPASAAANNSLAWFLATCPGPASCRNGKRAVEHALKAVGLDYSASYMDTLAAAYAEDGRWEDAVRTQEQAVAMLRQQKASEKRIADYQTRADLFKKKKPHREAE; from the coding sequence ATGCGGCGCATGCGGTGGGCGGCACTGTGCGGGTTGGCGTTCTTGCTCTGGATGTTTTCCGTCCCGGCCTGGGGCCAGACGGCGGAGGAGTGGTTCCGCCGGGGGAGGGAGGCCACCTCGCCCGACGACCAGATCCGCTACTACACCGAGTATCTCCGCCTCCGCCCGGACGACTACGTCGGCTACAACAACCGGTGCATCGCCTACCGGGCGAAGAAGCTCACCGACCTCGCCCTGGCCGACTGCAACCGGTCGGTGCAGATGAAGTCCGACTTCGCCCTGGCCTACAACAACCGGGGCAACGTCTACCTGGACAAGGGGCAGTTCGACCTGGCCATCGCGGACTACTCCAGGTCCATCCAGCTGGACCGGAACTACGCCCTGGCCTACAACAACCGCGGCGTCGCCTACCACGACAAGAAGATGCACGACCTCGCGCTCTCCGATCTCACCGAGGCCATCCGGCTCGATGGCGGCAAGCCTCTCTACCACCGCAACCGCGGCCGCCTCCAGATCGACCGGAAGAACTATCCGGCGGCCATCGAGGATATGAACCGCGCCATCCAGATGGAGCCGGGCGAAGCCTACAACTTCTACCACCGGGGGCGCGCCCGCGAGCTGGCCAAGATGACCGACGAGGCCATCCAGGACTACACCCAGGCCATCCGCCTGAACCCCTCCGACACCTACTTCAACCGCAACCGCGGCTACCTGTACCTGGACAAGGAGCTGTACGACCTGGCCGTCGCGGATTACAACAAGCACCTGGGCGCCGTGCCGGACGACCACGTCTCCTTCAACAACCGGGCCGTCGCCTACGAGAACAAGGGGCAGATCGACCTCGCTCTCGCCGACTACGCCAAGGCCGCCCAGATCAACCCCAAGTACGCCCTCCCGCACCGCAACCGGGGGCGGATCTTCCAGGGCCGCAAGCAGTACGACCTGGCGGTCATCGAGTACACCAAGGCCTTCGAGCGCGACCCGAAGGACATCTCCTCCGTCCGCTGGCGCGCCCAGAGCTACAAGGCCATGAAGCGCTGGGAGGAGGCCCGGAACGATTTCGAGAAGGCCTACCAGGCCGATCCCGCGAGCGCCGCGGCCAACAACTCCCTCGCCTGGTTCCTCGCCACCTGCCCGGGGCCCGCCTCCTGCCGCAACGGCAAGCGCGCCGTCGAGCACGCCCTGAAGGCCGTGGGACTTGATTACAGTGCCTCCTACATGGACACCCTCGCCGCCGCCTACGCCGAGGACGGGCGGTGGGAGGACGCCGTGCGGACCCAGGAGCAGGCCGTCGCCATGCTGCGCCAGCAGAAGGCGAGCGAGAAGCGCATCGCCGACTACCAGACGCGCGCCGACCTCTTCAAGAAGAAGAAGCCCCACCGGGAGGCGGAGTGA